The proteins below are encoded in one region of Bifidobacterium dentium JCM 1195 = DSM 20436:
- a CDS encoding aldo/keto reductase: MLEPTTVYTPSPARYDSMTYNHVGASGLKLPAVSLGFWHNFGDITPYDTMRQIVFTAFDNGVTHFDLANNYGPEPGSAEKNCGRLLHEYFHHHRDELIISTKAGYEMWLGPYGDLGSRKYLLASLDQSLERLGLDYVDIFYHHHMDSHTPLEETMGALATAVHSGKALYVGLSNYDGPTLEQATAILDELHVPFIINQNRYNIFDRTVERNGLKETAHRLGKGLITFSPLDQGLLTDRYLNGIPADSRIAHDGRFLQENALTPAKLQQIRDLNGLAAERGQTLAEMALAWLLHDGMVTSVLVGASRPQQLLDNIGALRNITFTDEELRRIDEISSR; encoded by the coding sequence TTGCTCGAACCAACCACCGTCTACACGCCATCGCCTGCACGCTATGACAGCATGACCTACAACCACGTGGGCGCAAGCGGCCTGAAACTGCCGGCCGTTTCCCTCGGCTTCTGGCACAACTTCGGCGACATCACCCCATACGACACCATGCGGCAGATCGTGTTCACCGCATTCGACAACGGCGTGACCCACTTCGATCTGGCCAACAACTACGGCCCGGAACCCGGCTCAGCCGAAAAGAACTGCGGACGACTGCTGCACGAATATTTCCACCATCACCGCGACGAACTCATCATCAGCACCAAGGCCGGCTACGAGATGTGGCTCGGCCCCTACGGCGACCTCGGAAGCCGCAAATACCTGCTCGCCTCGCTCGACCAAAGCCTCGAACGCCTCGGTCTCGACTACGTGGACATCTTCTACCATCACCACATGGATTCACACACTCCGCTCGAAGAGACCATGGGCGCACTGGCCACCGCGGTACACAGCGGCAAGGCGCTCTACGTGGGCCTGTCCAACTACGACGGCCCGACGCTCGAACAGGCCACCGCCATCCTGGACGAATTGCATGTGCCGTTCATCATCAACCAAAACCGCTACAACATCTTCGACCGCACCGTGGAACGCAACGGATTGAAGGAGACCGCACATCGCCTCGGCAAGGGCCTGATCACCTTCTCACCGCTCGATCAAGGATTGCTGACCGACCGATATTTGAACGGGATTCCGGCCGATAGCAGAATCGCGCACGATGGGCGGTTCCTGCAGGAGAATGCCTTGACCCCGGCAAAGCTGCAGCAGATTCGCGACCTGAACGGTCTGGCCGCCGAACGCGGGCAGACGCTCGCGGAGATGGCACTCGCATGGCTGCTGCATGACGGCATGGTGACTTCGGTACTGGTCGGCGCCTCCCGCCCGCAACAGTTGCTCGACAATATCGGCGCGCTGCGGAACATCACGTTCACCGACGAGGAGCTACGTCGCATCGACGAAATCTCGTCACGCTGA
- a CDS encoding DUF3039 domain-containing protein has translation MAWHAIVDGVYDDADPVSPLSDPDAGTGTAVLERPEEKTQLDDGGNGDADRFAHYVSRDRIQESKLTGRPVVALCGKVWVPKRDPSQYPVCPDCKRIYDEMMNSSF, from the coding sequence ATGGCTTGGCATGCGATTGTTGATGGCGTCTATGATGACGCCGACCCGGTTTCGCCGCTTTCCGACCCGGATGCGGGCACCGGCACTGCGGTGCTGGAGCGTCCGGAGGAAAAGACGCAGCTTGATGACGGCGGCAACGGTGATGCCGACCGTTTCGCGCATTACGTGTCGCGCGACCGCATCCAGGAATCGAAGCTCACCGGTCGCCCGGTCGTGGCGCTGTGCGGCAAGGTGTGGGTGCCTAAGCGTGATCCTTCCCAGTATCCGGTGTGTCCTGATTGCAAGCGCATCTATGACGAGATGATGAATTCCTCCTTCTGA
- a CDS encoding MerR family transcriptional regulator, with protein MGSYTIREMARKFGMQPSTLRYYEDQGLLTDVGRDDAGRRVYGDEHIGQLEAIACFKHAGMSIDELKRFFAYEGDERTHISDMVELLENRRDVIVEQRASLEEAYMHVLRKLHLYKDLQSSYENGTQPPDWADYDGKDFR; from the coding sequence ATGGGCTCGTACACGATTCGCGAGATGGCGAGGAAGTTTGGCATGCAGCCGTCCACGTTGCGGTACTACGAAGATCAGGGATTGCTGACCGACGTCGGCCGCGACGATGCGGGGCGTCGTGTCTATGGCGACGAGCATATCGGGCAGCTGGAGGCGATCGCCTGCTTCAAGCATGCGGGCATGAGTATCGACGAGCTCAAGCGGTTCTTCGCCTATGAAGGCGACGAACGTACGCATATTTCGGACATGGTGGAGCTGTTGGAGAATCGCCGTGACGTTATCGTCGAACAGCGTGCCTCGTTGGAGGAGGCGTATATGCACGTGTTGCGCAAGCTGCATCTGTACAAGGATCTGCAGAGCAGTTATGAGAATGGTACGCAACCCCCGGATTGGGCCGATTACGACGGCAAGGACTTCCGGTAA